The following coding sequences lie in one Nonomuraea muscovyensis genomic window:
- a CDS encoding acetoacetate decarboxylase family protein translates to MASHLIQGRTVSMPVRVRDAAVCSVLYTVRADAARAVIAYSGLEIAEVFPGKAVCALAFVDYRDGDLDAYHEFGVAFLVQPPGRAGATGLGELRHAGAFIHWLPVDQGFTLEAGRTIWGFPKELAGIDLRLGSPFKRCIVRRDGRLVLDLLLKPGLPVPGPPTLTGLDAYTHQDGVTRKVPWAVRARGVRARLGGALIRLGNHPIAKELSELGLPRHALLTSTVDHAQMVFGEGRVL, encoded by the coding sequence ATGGCATCGCATCTGATCCAGGGGCGAACGGTCAGCATGCCTGTCCGGGTGAGAGACGCGGCCGTCTGCAGCGTCCTTTACACCGTGCGCGCCGACGCGGCCAGGGCGGTGATCGCCTACTCGGGCCTGGAGATCGCCGAGGTGTTCCCCGGCAAGGCCGTCTGCGCGCTGGCGTTCGTCGACTACCGTGACGGCGACCTCGACGCCTACCACGAGTTCGGCGTGGCCTTCCTCGTCCAGCCGCCGGGCCGGGCGGGCGCCACCGGGCTGGGCGAGCTGCGCCACGCCGGGGCGTTCATCCACTGGCTGCCGGTGGACCAGGGGTTCACGCTGGAGGCGGGGCGGACGATCTGGGGCTTCCCGAAGGAGCTGGCCGGCATCGACCTGCGGCTCGGCTCGCCGTTCAAGCGCTGCATCGTCCGCCGCGACGGGCGGCTGGTGCTGGACCTGCTCCTCAAACCCGGGCTCCCGGTGCCCGGGCCCCCCACGCTGACCGGCCTGGACGCCTACACGCACCAGGACGGGGTGACCCGGAAGGTGCCGTGGGCGGTGCGGGCCAGGGGTGTGCGGGCCCGGCTCGGCGGCGCGCTCATCCGGCTCGGCAACCACCCGATCGCCAAGGAGCTCAGCGAGCTGGGCCTGCCCAGGCACGCCCTGCTGACGTCCACCGTGGACCACGCGCAGATGGTCTTCGGCGAGGGTCGGGTGCTCTGA
- a CDS encoding RNA polymerase sigma factor, giving the protein MYREHWPLVCGFLLRRTRDPHLAEDLAQETFVKATRALLGWRGENPAAWLLAIARNLLIDHVRRTRRELSLPDSGELGVPPLHVAALDVRDALDRLPEQHRKLLTLVYLEGFSLVEVAAMTGRKHATIKTAVWRARAAFADSYGGVR; this is encoded by the coding sequence CTGTACCGCGAGCACTGGCCGCTCGTGTGCGGGTTCCTGTTACGCCGGACCCGCGACCCCCATCTGGCCGAGGATCTCGCCCAGGAGACGTTCGTCAAGGCGACCCGGGCCCTCCTGGGCTGGCGGGGCGAGAACCCGGCGGCCTGGCTGCTCGCCATCGCCCGCAACCTCCTCATCGACCACGTACGGCGCACCCGGCGGGAGCTGTCGCTGCCCGACTCCGGCGAACTGGGCGTGCCACCCCTGCACGTGGCCGCCCTCGACGTCCGCGACGCCCTCGACCGGCTCCCGGAGCAGCACCGCAAGCTGCTCACGCTCGTCTACCTGGAGGGCTTCTCGCTGGTGGAGGTGGCCGCGATGACCGGACGGAAACACGCGACGATCAAGACGGCGGTGTGGCGGGCCCGAGCCGCCTTCGCCGACAGCTACGGAGGGGTGCGATGA
- a CDS encoding glycosyltransferase family 4 protein produces the protein MRIAVIGPTYPYKGGGAQHTTELAHRLAALGHDVVIESWRAQYPSFLYPGQQTISAPEGTPYPRTERRLDWRRPDGWLAAGRRLRSADLVVLAVLSPVQVPAYLGILYGLRRRAKAVALCHNVLPHERKPYDEPLMKALLKRADAVLTHSEEQAALARSLTSGPVAVAGLPPHLPSTHAERSATVHRRLLFFGIVRPYKGLDLLLRALPDGVSLTVAGEFWGGLDATRALVEELGLADRVELRPGYVPAEQVAPLFARADALVLPYRHATASQNVWLGHEHGVPVIATRVGALADHVTDGVDGLLVEPGDVGALRAAIERFYASGEPERLRSGVKAVDPEPFWSAYTGTLLGL, from the coding sequence GTGCGCATCGCCGTCATCGGCCCCACCTACCCGTACAAGGGGGGCGGGGCGCAGCACACCACCGAGCTGGCGCACCGCCTGGCCGCGCTGGGCCACGACGTGGTGATCGAGTCGTGGCGGGCCCAGTACCCGTCGTTCCTCTACCCCGGGCAGCAGACGATCTCCGCGCCCGAGGGCACCCCCTACCCGCGCACCGAGCGCCGGCTCGACTGGCGGCGCCCCGACGGCTGGCTCGCCGCCGGGCGGCGGCTGCGCTCGGCCGACCTGGTGGTGCTCGCCGTGCTCAGCCCCGTGCAGGTGCCCGCCTACCTCGGCATCCTGTACGGCCTGCGCCGCCGCGCCAAGGCGGTCGCCCTGTGCCACAACGTGCTGCCCCACGAGCGCAAGCCGTACGACGAGCCACTGATGAAGGCGCTGCTCAAGCGGGCCGACGCCGTGCTGACCCACTCCGAGGAGCAGGCGGCGCTGGCCCGGTCGCTGACGTCCGGGCCGGTGGCCGTGGCCGGGCTGCCGCCGCACCTGCCGTCCACCCATGCCGAACGGTCGGCCACCGTGCACCGGCGGCTGCTGTTCTTCGGCATCGTGCGGCCGTACAAGGGGCTCGACCTGCTGCTGCGCGCCCTGCCCGACGGGGTGTCGCTGACCGTGGCGGGCGAGTTCTGGGGCGGGCTCGACGCCACCAGGGCGCTCGTCGAGGAGCTGGGCCTCGCCGACCGGGTCGAGCTGCGGCCGGGCTACGTGCCGGCCGAGCAGGTGGCGCCGCTGTTCGCGCGGGCCGACGCGCTCGTGCTGCCCTACCGGCACGCCACCGCCAGCCAGAACGTCTGGCTCGGCCACGAGCACGGTGTCCCGGTGATCGCCACCCGGGTCGGCGCGCTGGCCGACCACGTCACCGACGGGGTCGACGGGCTGCTCGTCGAGCCGGGTGACGTGGGCGCGCTCCGCGCGGCGATCGAGCGCTTCTACGCCTCGGGCGAGCCAGAGAGGTTGCGGTCGGGGGTCAAGGCCGTGGACCCGGAGCCCTTCTGGTCGGCGTACACCGGCACGCTGCTCGGCCTCTGA
- a CDS encoding LCP family protein produces the protein MTDVRSVSAQDRRSAPTQPGSRMARRAAAAAPPPPPEDLPPRGHRGRGGGGGNRMRILAWVSIATTTVMVAGALTGYTVYRDAFSNINKKDVNKDIINPRPPSTGALNVLLVGSDTRAGKGNARYGQAQARMADAGGKRTDTMILMHISPNRDKAQLVSFPRDSMVQIPQCKNETTKQVMPPRRDMINSAYNSGGIACTMSTIEQLTGIRVDHFVEVDFSGFKNIVDALGGIEICLKSGVNDRASKLTLPPGKSRLNGEQALGYVRLRKYGDGSDIQRIKRQQIFLSKVVAKATSSDLLTDVPQLTGFIKAAAQSVTMDPELANNPEKLIEIAQSAQQMTAGGVKFITVPWMPDPEDENRVVWKEEAKDLWAAIKSDIEIAQPTPSASASTKPKVTIKPEQVQVQVLNGTTTQGKAREVADLLSKQGFRVVGLGNYATPDGTSLPATQIRYAKAAATGGDYAEALAGMVLPKPAPTAGKVRPNTTDVYTSPVPLPSTAATAKKAPVIQLVVGADFKSVKVEKLPDSVNNNTITASQQKNVCV, from the coding sequence ATGACCGACGTGAGAAGCGTGTCCGCCCAGGACCGCAGGTCCGCCCCGACCCAGCCCGGATCCCGGATGGCCCGCAGAGCCGCGGCCGCGGCCCCGCCGCCCCCGCCCGAGGACCTTCCCCCACGCGGCCATCGCGGCCGCGGCGGTGGCGGCGGCAACAGGATGCGCATCCTGGCCTGGGTCAGCATCGCCACGACCACGGTGATGGTCGCGGGCGCGCTGACGGGCTACACCGTCTACCGCGACGCCTTCAGCAACATCAACAAGAAGGACGTCAACAAGGACATCATCAACCCGCGCCCTCCGTCCACCGGCGCGCTCAACGTGCTGCTGGTCGGCTCCGACACCCGGGCCGGCAAGGGGAACGCGAGATACGGCCAGGCCCAGGCCAGGATGGCCGACGCCGGCGGCAAGCGCACCGACACGATGATCCTCATGCACATCTCCCCCAACCGGGACAAGGCGCAGCTCGTCAGCTTCCCGCGCGACTCGATGGTGCAGATCCCCCAGTGCAAGAACGAGACGACCAAACAGGTCATGCCGCCCCGCCGTGACATGATCAACTCGGCCTACAACTCGGGCGGCATCGCCTGCACGATGTCCACGATCGAGCAGCTCACGGGCATCCGCGTCGACCACTTCGTGGAGGTCGACTTCAGCGGCTTCAAGAACATCGTCGACGCGCTCGGCGGCATCGAGATCTGTCTCAAGTCCGGCGTCAACGACAGGGCCTCCAAGCTCACCCTGCCCCCGGGCAAGAGCCGCCTGAACGGCGAGCAGGCCCTCGGCTACGTGCGGCTGCGCAAGTACGGCGACGGCAGCGACATCCAGCGCATCAAGCGCCAGCAGATCTTCCTCAGCAAGGTGGTGGCGAAGGCCACCAGCAGCGACCTGCTCACCGACGTGCCGCAGCTCACCGGCTTCATCAAGGCCGCCGCCCAGTCGGTCACCATGGACCCCGAGCTGGCCAACAACCCCGAGAAGCTGATCGAGATCGCGCAGAGCGCCCAGCAGATGACGGCGGGCGGGGTCAAGTTCATCACGGTGCCGTGGATGCCCGACCCCGAGGACGAGAACCGCGTGGTCTGGAAGGAAGAGGCCAAGGATCTGTGGGCGGCGATCAAGTCCGACATCGAGATCGCCCAGCCCACGCCGTCCGCCAGCGCCAGCACCAAGCCGAAGGTCACCATCAAGCCGGAGCAGGTGCAGGTGCAGGTGCTCAACGGCACCACCACCCAGGGCAAGGCCCGCGAGGTCGCCGACCTGCTCAGCAAGCAGGGCTTCCGGGTCGTCGGCCTGGGCAACTACGCGACCCCCGACGGCACGTCGCTGCCGGCCACGCAGATCCGCTACGCCAAGGCGGCCGCCACCGGCGGCGACTACGCCGAAGCGCTGGCCGGGATGGTGCTGCCCAAGCCCGCGCCCACCGCCGGCAAGGTGCGGCCCAACACCACCGACGTCTACACCTCGCCGGTGCCGCTGCCGTCCACCGCCGCCACGGCCAAGAAGGCGCCGGTCATCCAGCTCGTCGTCGGCGCCGACTTCAAGTCGGTGAAGGTGGAGAAACTGCCCGACAGCGTCAACAACAACACGATCACCGCCAGCCAGCAGAAGAATGTCTGTGTCTGA
- a CDS encoding lysylphosphatidylglycerol synthase domain-containing protein produces MLRRLLRVVLALVALGFLGYGLARNWDETTAKLAGLSPWVLLGAFAAVLAGQLCHLVAWRQVLAGLGSPLPVRVAGRIMFVGQLGKYIPGSVWAYAAMMELGRDHGSPPRRTFACISLSLVINLGVALAIAAATLAGRDALREAWYLVLLVPVIAVCLHPRVLTWGLNLALRLARKEPLETVLPGRTVLVATAWTALGWFVYGLHIWLLAGRWDLYVVATGAYAFAWATGLLAVVVPAGVGVREGALVLVLAPLVGQGAALAVAVVSRLAFTLADVAAAGVAFLLGRQRPSSVPVYADQKGSGSTALTPDRNLSGSPEA; encoded by the coding sequence ATGCTCCGCCGCCTGCTGCGCGTCGTCCTGGCGCTGGTCGCGCTCGGTTTCCTCGGGTACGGCCTGGCCCGCAACTGGGACGAGACCACCGCCAAACTCGCCGGGCTGTCGCCGTGGGTGCTGCTCGGGGCGTTCGCCGCGGTGCTGGCGGGCCAGTTGTGCCATCTGGTCGCCTGGCGGCAGGTGCTGGCCGGGCTGGGCTCGCCGCTGCCGGTGCGGGTGGCCGGACGGATCATGTTCGTGGGCCAGCTCGGCAAGTACATCCCCGGCTCGGTGTGGGCGTACGCGGCGATGATGGAGCTGGGGCGCGACCACGGCAGCCCGCCGCGCCGCACGTTCGCGTGCATCTCGCTGTCGCTGGTGATCAACCTCGGGGTGGCGCTCGCGATCGCCGCCGCCACGCTGGCCGGCCGCGACGCGCTGCGCGAGGCCTGGTACCTGGTGCTGCTCGTGCCGGTGATCGCCGTGTGCCTGCACCCGCGGGTGCTCACCTGGGGCCTCAACCTGGCGCTGCGGCTGGCGCGCAAGGAGCCACTGGAGACCGTGCTGCCCGGCCGCACGGTTCTGGTCGCCACCGCGTGGACGGCGCTCGGCTGGTTCGTCTACGGCCTGCACATCTGGCTGCTCGCGGGCCGGTGGGACCTGTACGTGGTCGCCACCGGCGCCTACGCCTTCGCCTGGGCGACCGGCCTGCTCGCCGTGGTCGTGCCCGCCGGGGTGGGGGTGCGGGAGGGCGCGCTGGTGCTGGTGCTCGCGCCGCTGGTGGGCCAGGGGGCGGCGCTGGCCGTGGCGGTCGTGTCGCGGCTGGCGTTCACGCTGGCCGACGTCGCCGCCGCGGGCGTGGCGTTCCTGCTGGGCCGTCAGAGGCCGAGCAGCGTGCCGGTGTACGCCGACCAGAAGGGCTCCGGGTCCACGGCCTTGACCCCCGACCGCAACCTCTCTGGCTCGCCCGAGGCGTAG
- a CDS encoding lysylphosphatidylglycerol synthase transmembrane domain-containing protein has protein sequence MSDEGAPDDGTPDDGTRDDGTRDDGTADDGVPTDGAREAEAVALGAGRSRVRRLLRVGFLLVALGFGAWAVASQWDGVVAGFARLNPALLAGSLVAVVAALLGAMLTWRTLLADLGSPLEFRPATKVFFVGQLGKYIPGTVWPVLAQMEMGRDLGVPKARSAAAFFLMMPIQLATGLLVTLVTLGWDRYGGLLLLVPVLLVLLEPKVINGVIGFGLRKLGREPLEHPLTRRGMLTALCWALAGWACYGLHLYFVLPEAGLVFAVGAFALSWCLGIMTFVVPAGAGVREAVMVAVLAPVLDSGAAIAVALCSRAVIIVGDLICAGLAGIAARRGRA, from the coding sequence ATGAGCGACGAAGGCGCCCCCGACGACGGCACCCCCGACGACGGCACCCGCGACGACGGCACCCGCGACGACGGCACCGCCGACGACGGCGTCCCCACGGACGGCGCGCGGGAAGCGGAGGCGGTCGCGCTCGGGGCCGGGCGGTCGCGGGTCCGGCGGCTGCTGCGGGTGGGGTTCCTGCTGGTCGCCCTCGGGTTCGGCGCGTGGGCCGTGGCCTCGCAGTGGGACGGCGTGGTGGCCGGGTTCGCCCGGCTGAACCCCGCGCTGCTCGCCGGGTCGCTGGTGGCCGTGGTCGCCGCGCTGCTCGGCGCCATGCTCACCTGGCGCACCCTGCTGGCCGACCTCGGCTCGCCGCTGGAGTTCCGGCCGGCCACCAAGGTCTTCTTCGTCGGCCAGCTCGGCAAGTACATCCCCGGCACCGTCTGGCCCGTGCTCGCCCAGATGGAGATGGGGCGCGACCTCGGCGTGCCCAAGGCGCGCAGCGCGGCGGCGTTCTTCCTCATGATGCCGATCCAGCTCGCCACGGGCCTGTTGGTCACGCTCGTCACGCTCGGCTGGGACCGCTACGGCGGGCTGCTGCTGCTCGTGCCCGTGCTGCTGGTGCTGCTGGAACCCAAGGTGATCAACGGGGTGATCGGGTTCGGCCTGCGCAAGCTCGGCCGGGAGCCGCTGGAGCACCCGCTGACCCGGCGCGGCATGCTCACGGCGCTGTGCTGGGCGCTGGCCGGCTGGGCCTGCTACGGCCTGCACCTGTACTTCGTCCTCCCGGAGGCCGGCCTGGTCTTCGCCGTCGGGGCGTTCGCGCTGTCGTGGTGCCTGGGCATCATGACGTTCGTCGTGCCGGCTGGCGCGGGCGTGCGGGAGGCCGTCATGGTGGCGGTGCTGGCCCCTGTCCTGGACAGCGGCGCGGCCATCGCGGTGGCCCTCTGCTCCCGCGCCGTCATCATCGTGGGCGATCTGATCTGCGCGGGTTTGGCCGGGATCGCGGCGCGACGCGGCCGTGCGTGA
- a CDS encoding class I SAM-dependent methyltransferase: protein MSKERVAQLEYSEFQSAMLDEAKRRRKAAKIIAVLEHFQGPLTGLTVGDVGCSAGFIADELAAAGAGHTLGVDIDVPGLRKAADRFGGRVAFVCGDGTALPFPDGSLDVLVFNHIYEHVVDPDAVVAEMHRVLSDRGVLYLGLGNRLGIMEPHYKLPFLSYLPPAAADRYVRAFGRADHYYERFRTRRGLRRMLRAFHVWDYTIPVLASPERFAGSELFPGALGRVARTVLARTPRAALQVLLPLVPTYLWVATKTPRRPAGAALPQPPQPL, encoded by the coding sequence GTGAGTAAGGAACGGGTCGCGCAGCTCGAGTACTCCGAGTTCCAGTCGGCCATGCTCGACGAGGCCAAGCGCCGTCGCAAGGCCGCGAAGATCATCGCGGTTCTCGAACACTTCCAGGGGCCGCTCACCGGGCTGACCGTGGGCGATGTGGGCTGCTCGGCCGGGTTCATCGCCGACGAGCTGGCCGCCGCCGGCGCCGGCCACACGCTGGGCGTCGACATCGACGTGCCGGGGCTGCGCAAGGCCGCCGACAGGTTCGGCGGGCGGGTGGCGTTCGTCTGCGGCGACGGCACGGCGCTGCCGTTCCCCGACGGCTCGCTCGACGTGCTCGTGTTCAACCACATCTACGAGCACGTGGTCGACCCCGACGCCGTGGTGGCCGAGATGCACCGGGTGCTGTCCGACCGAGGCGTCCTCTACCTCGGGCTGGGCAACCGGCTGGGCATCATGGAGCCGCACTACAAGCTGCCGTTCCTGTCCTACCTGCCGCCCGCGGCGGCCGACCGCTACGTGCGCGCCTTCGGCCGGGCCGACCACTACTACGAGCGCTTCCGCACCCGGCGCGGGCTGCGCAGGATGCTGCGGGCCTTCCACGTGTGGGACTACACGATCCCGGTGCTCGCCTCGCCGGAGCGGTTCGCGGGTTCGGAGCTGTTCCCGGGGGCGCTCGGGCGGGTGGCCCGCACGGTGCTGGCGCGCACCCCGCGGGCGGCGCTGCAGGTGTTGCTGCCGCTCGTGCCCACCTACCTGTGGGTGGCCACCAAGACGCCGCGCCGCCCGGCGGGCGCCGCGCTCCCGCAACCGCCGCAGCCGCTGTGA
- a CDS encoding acyltransferase family protein: MSDHKHSSPVTSPPSPDGPPADGAGPAHTGSRWPLPEERFWSEQTDPQVAPPSGRPGLGPQPGIGPQPGPGPWPDTGPQPGAGPRAGVAVEAPPREEQEAAEQAPPPRRKRDPYLDNVKFVLIALVVVGHSLVPTLDADSSRAAYIFIYVFHMPLFVLISGYLSRNFWNSNAKTNKLVDTFVVPYVIVEVGYAALRSALGQKWSLTIIDPAWLNWYLLALLFWRLSTPVWKRMKHPVPVAIAIYLFAGFSQISGDFSMDRFFGLLPFFVIGLVMQPEHFEMLDRRWIKIGSVFVVLAAAAVAVFIAPKAKLAPFYFKNSYQDMDLSWYMGLGLRTGLLVCSLALCFAVLALVPRTETWYSDLGTRTLYAYLLHGVPVLIAKELGWLSQPWLFGPLGVLAISSSCFALAIVLCLPETRTVFKWLLEPRLTWLYRRPSGS, from the coding sequence GTGTCTGACCACAAGCACTCCTCTCCGGTCACCTCTCCTCCGAGCCCGGACGGGCCGCCCGCCGACGGCGCCGGCCCCGCCCACACAGGCTCCCGGTGGCCGCTGCCGGAGGAACGCTTCTGGAGCGAGCAGACCGACCCGCAGGTGGCCCCACCATCCGGCCGGCCCGGCCTCGGTCCGCAGCCAGGCATCGGCCCACAGCCGGGCCCTGGCCCGTGGCCCGACACCGGCCCGCAGCCAGGCGCCGGCCCGCGCGCCGGGGTCGCCGTGGAGGCCCCGCCGCGCGAGGAGCAGGAGGCCGCCGAGCAGGCCCCGCCGCCCCGGCGCAAGCGCGACCCCTACCTCGACAACGTCAAGTTCGTCCTGATCGCCCTGGTGGTCGTCGGCCACTCGCTGGTGCCGACGCTCGACGCCGACTCCTCCCGAGCGGCCTACATCTTCATCTACGTCTTCCACATGCCGCTGTTCGTGCTCATCAGCGGCTACCTGTCCCGAAACTTCTGGAACTCCAACGCCAAGACGAACAAGCTCGTCGACACGTTCGTCGTCCCGTACGTGATCGTGGAGGTCGGCTACGCCGCGCTCCGGTCCGCGCTGGGCCAGAAGTGGAGCCTGACGATCATCGATCCGGCCTGGCTCAACTGGTATCTCCTGGCGCTGCTGTTCTGGCGGCTGTCCACTCCGGTGTGGAAGCGGATGAAGCACCCGGTGCCGGTCGCCATCGCGATCTACCTGTTCGCCGGGTTCTCGCAGATCTCCGGTGACTTCAGCATGGACCGGTTCTTCGGCCTGCTGCCGTTCTTCGTCATCGGGCTGGTGATGCAGCCCGAGCACTTCGAGATGCTCGACCGGCGGTGGATCAAGATCGGCTCGGTGTTCGTCGTGCTCGCCGCCGCGGCCGTGGCCGTCTTCATCGCGCCCAAGGCGAAGCTCGCGCCGTTCTACTTCAAGAACAGCTACCAGGACATGGACCTGTCCTGGTACATGGGCCTCGGGCTGCGCACCGGCCTGCTGGTGTGCTCGCTGGCGCTGTGCTTCGCGGTGCTGGCGCTGGTGCCCCGCACCGAGACCTGGTACTCCGACCTCGGCACCCGCACCCTCTACGCCTACCTGCTGCACGGGGTGCCGGTGCTCATCGCCAAGGAGCTGGGCTGGCTCAGCCAGCCGTGGCTGTTCGGCCCGCTCGGCGTGCTCGCCATCAGCTCCAGTTGCTTCGCGCTGGCCATCGTGCTGTGCCTGCCGGAGACCCGCACGGTGTTCAAGTGGCTGCTGGAGCCTCGCCTGACCTGGCTCTATCGCCGCCCCTCCGGAAGTTAA
- a CDS encoding glycosyltransferase family 2 protein, protein MEEAPYVTIVLPCYNEQDHVIDEVERITRAMDSSGYTYELVAVDDCSTDETLLRLQESAPRFPHLRIRAFHRNGGSGTVRRIGTQEARGEIVVWTDADMTYPNERIPELVRILDKDPAVDQVVGARTSEEGSHKLLRVPAKWVIRKVAEMLAGQKIPDLNSGLRAFRKSVARPYLRLLPPGFSCVTTITLSFLSNQHDVYYLPIEYAKRAGTSKFSFVSDAYRYILQVLRMIMYFNPLKVLMPPALWLVAIGLVKGVWDMVQHPFYFPANTVMIFLSGLLIGSVALLADLIVRSRGD, encoded by the coding sequence GTGGAAGAAGCGCCATACGTCACGATCGTCCTGCCCTGCTACAACGAGCAGGACCACGTCATCGACGAGGTCGAGCGCATCACCCGGGCGATGGACTCCAGCGGCTACACCTACGAGCTGGTCGCCGTGGACGACTGCTCGACCGACGAGACGCTGCTGCGGCTGCAGGAGTCGGCGCCGAGGTTCCCGCACCTGCGCATCCGCGCCTTCCACCGCAACGGCGGCTCCGGCACCGTGCGCCGGATCGGCACCCAGGAGGCCAGGGGCGAGATCGTCGTCTGGACCGACGCCGACATGACCTACCCCAACGAGCGCATCCCCGAGCTGGTGCGCATCCTGGACAAGGACCCGGCGGTCGACCAGGTCGTCGGCGCGCGCACCAGCGAGGAGGGCTCGCACAAGCTGCTGCGCGTCCCCGCCAAGTGGGTGATCCGCAAGGTGGCCGAGATGCTCGCCGGCCAGAAGATCCCCGACCTCAACTCGGGGTTGCGGGCCTTCCGCAAGTCGGTGGCCAGGCCCTACCTGCGGCTGCTGCCGCCCGGCTTCTCGTGCGTCACGACGATCACGCTGTCGTTCCTGTCCAACCAGCACGACGTCTACTACCTGCCGATCGAGTACGCCAAGCGGGCCGGCACGTCGAAGTTCAGCTTCGTCTCCGACGCCTATCGCTACATCCTGCAGGTGCTGCGGATGATCATGTACTTCAACCCGCTCAAGGTGCTCATGCCGCCGGCGCTCTGGCTGGTGGCGATCGGGCTGGTCAAGGGCGTCTGGGACATGGTCCAGCACCCGTTCTACTTCCCGGCCAACACCGTCATGATCTTCCTGTCGGGGTTGCTCATCGGCTCGGTGGCGCTGCTGGCCGACCTGATCGTGCGCTCGCGGGGCGACTGA
- a CDS encoding glycosyltransferase yields MRVCVATTVHHPEDARIMHRQIRALLDAGHEVTYVAPFTHFNVTPAMGLTAIDVPHRAGYGRAGGALRRGAAGADLLMVHDHALLRALPHRRPPVVWDVREDVGARRLARAERRHHLCTAELVPEATFAATAPPPPGDTRVVHLGRLSAERGVAELIALARRLAPHGIRMDLIGAADPAVRPLLRDAQRVGLLDWFGYVPNRHALRMTGGALAGLSLAAPAVEGVPAKVLDYMGRGVPVVTTPQAGPLVERVGCGVVVPLDVAAVSQAVLDLKEDPVRRSAFGTRGHAEARLRHHWPDQAAAFVARMEAWAGVTAPARPVTV; encoded by the coding sequence ATGCGCGTATGCGTCGCAACGACCGTTCACCATCCCGAGGACGCCCGGATCATGCACCGGCAGATCCGGGCGCTGCTCGACGCGGGCCACGAGGTGACCTACGTCGCGCCGTTCACGCACTTCAACGTCACCCCGGCGATGGGCCTCACGGCGATCGACGTGCCCCACCGGGCCGGGTACGGCCGGGCCGGCGGCGCCCTGCGGCGCGGAGCCGCCGGCGCCGACCTGCTGATGGTGCACGACCACGCGCTGCTGCGCGCCCTGCCGCACCGCCGCCCGCCCGTGGTCTGGGACGTGCGCGAGGACGTGGGCGCCCGGCGCCTGGCCCGCGCGGAGCGGCGGCACCACCTGTGCACCGCCGAGCTGGTGCCGGAGGCGACGTTCGCCGCCACCGCGCCGCCGCCGCCCGGCGACACCCGGGTGGTGCACCTCGGGCGGCTGTCGGCCGAGCGCGGGGTGGCCGAGCTGATCGCGCTGGCCCGGCGCCTCGCGCCGCACGGCATCCGGATGGACCTCATCGGCGCCGCCGACCCGGCCGTGCGGCCGCTGCTGCGCGACGCCCAGCGCGTCGGGCTGCTCGACTGGTTCGGGTACGTGCCCAACCGGCACGCCCTGCGGATGACCGGCGGCGCGCTGGCGGGCCTGTCCCTGGCCGCCCCGGCGGTCGAGGGGGTGCCGGCCAAGGTGCTCGACTATATGGGCCGGGGCGTGCCCGTGGTGACCACGCCGCAGGCCGGGCCGCTGGTGGAGCGGGTCGGCTGCGGCGTGGTGGTGCCGCTGGACGTGGCGGCCGTGTCGCAGGCCGTACTGGACCTGAAGGAGGACCCGGTGCGGCGCTCGGCGTTCGGCACCCGCGGCCACGCCGAGGCGCGGCTGCGCCACCACTGGCCCGACCAGGCGGCGGCCTTCGTGGCCAGGATGGAGGCGTGGGCCGGCGTCACCGCGCCGGCCCGGCCGGTGACCGTCTAA